From a region of the Mycobacterium sp. SMC-8 genome:
- a CDS encoding DUF2339 domain-containing protein, protein MTQPHTAVITRLSADFAAISRQLARVSADLAELDRILADRPVPVPPSAAPAPAPPPYWPQYAPAPQRPWPPPVPPAGPAAPRKPMERSEGWIGKLLAVAGVAVTLIGVVLLLVLAAQAGILRPEFRVGAGAVLAAGLVAAGWWQDSRPGGRVGAIALVATGVAAAYIDVIAVTAIYDWMPAAIGLIVASAVAAGGLAVARRWDSQHLGLLVLVPLIGLAPIVTDGISLLLVGFMLTLAAVSLPVQLGRDWLWLHAARIAAAVLPLLAALAARHIAGRHDLWLAGACGIAAAIALTAALILLPGTRNRAALALLTAAGLLPVLCVGLAVDRIVAALMAAALAAALLAVVLVADRLPGVSGVVRQVFAATSAIAALIAVTAAFDGRVAGPVLLAMAVVVAVAARRDTVARWAAIGFATIGACAHLSYSPPDMLLEATRISTGTGVSTLVSSLLLAAAAVAIVWAWDPTESALWLGAAAVVIYAVTSFTVTAGVLISDGDGGFFAGHMAATICWIAMAAAAFGLAARLPREARSVPISGGLGLVAAAMAKLFLFDLGTLDGMFRVGVFIAAGLTLLGMGAGYARLLDRQDKEAVTRNTR, encoded by the coding sequence ATGACGCAACCGCACACCGCCGTCATCACCCGGCTCTCCGCGGACTTCGCCGCGATCTCACGGCAATTGGCCAGGGTCTCTGCCGATCTGGCCGAACTGGACCGGATCCTGGCCGACCGCCCGGTACCTGTGCCACCGTCAGCGGCCCCGGCCCCGGCCCCGCCGCCGTACTGGCCGCAGTATGCCCCGGCGCCGCAGCGACCTTGGCCACCGCCGGTGCCTCCCGCTGGACCCGCCGCGCCCAGAAAGCCCATGGAACGTTCGGAGGGCTGGATCGGCAAGCTGCTGGCTGTCGCCGGGGTGGCGGTCACGCTGATCGGTGTCGTGCTGCTGCTGGTGCTTGCCGCCCAGGCCGGAATCCTGCGCCCCGAGTTCCGGGTCGGCGCCGGTGCCGTCCTGGCCGCGGGCCTGGTTGCGGCGGGATGGTGGCAGGACAGCCGGCCCGGGGGACGGGTGGGCGCGATCGCCCTGGTTGCCACCGGGGTGGCTGCGGCCTACATCGACGTCATCGCTGTCACGGCGATCTATGACTGGATGCCTGCAGCCATCGGGCTGATCGTTGCATCCGCGGTCGCGGCCGGCGGTCTCGCCGTGGCGCGGCGCTGGGATTCCCAGCACCTGGGCCTGCTCGTGCTGGTGCCGCTGATCGGACTGGCCCCGATCGTGACCGACGGAATCTCGCTGCTGCTGGTCGGATTCATGCTGACGCTGGCGGCGGTGTCGTTGCCCGTCCAGCTGGGCAGGGACTGGCTGTGGCTGCACGCCGCACGCATCGCCGCCGCGGTGCTGCCGCTGCTGGCGGCCCTGGCGGCCCGGCACATCGCCGGCCGGCATGATCTCTGGCTCGCCGGCGCGTGCGGAATCGCCGCCGCGATCGCGCTGACCGCGGCGCTGATCCTGTTGCCCGGCACCAGGAATCGCGCCGCGCTGGCGCTGCTGACCGCGGCCGGTCTGCTGCCCGTGCTCTGCGTGGGGTTGGCGGTGGACCGCATCGTCGCGGCATTGATGGCCGCGGCACTGGCCGCGGCGCTGCTGGCCGTCGTGCTCGTCGCCGACCGTTTGCCCGGGGTGTCGGGTGTGGTGCGGCAGGTGTTCGCGGCGACGTCGGCGATCGCCGCGCTGATCGCCGTGACCGCCGCGTTCGACGGCCGCGTCGCCGGGCCCGTGCTGCTGGCGATGGCGGTGGTGGTGGCGGTGGCCGCACGGCGCGACACCGTCGCCCGCTGGGCGGCGATCGGCTTCGCGACCATCGGCGCCTGCGCGCACCTGAGCTATTCGCCGCCGGACATGTTGCTCGAGGCCACCCGGATCAGCACCGGCACCGGCGTCTCCACCCTGGTGTCCAGCCTCCTGCTGGCGGCCGCCGCGGTCGCGATCGTCTGGGCCTGGGATCCCACCGAGAGCGCATTGTGGCTGGGGGCCGCAGCGGTGGTCATCTACGCGGTCACGTCGTTCACGGTGACCGCCGGGGTGCTGATCTCCGACGGGGACGGGGGTTTCTTCGCCGGGCATATGGCCGCAACCATCTGCTGGATCGCGATGGCGGCGGCAGCGTTCGGCCTTGCCGCCCGCCTGCCGCGGGAGGCCCGGTCGGTCCCGATCAGCGGGGGATTGGGCCTGGTTGCCGCGGCCATGGCCAAGCTCTTCCTGTTCGACCTGGGCACGTTGGACGGGATGTTCCGGGTGGGGGTGTTCATCGCCGCCGGGCTCACCCTGCTCGGGATGGGCGCCGGGTACGCACGGTTGCTGGACAGGCAGGACAAGGAGGCTGTGACGAGGAACACCCGCTAA
- a CDS encoding Dps family protein — MSMSITKNARRTEAEVVNVQASPELGAALQQVLVDLIELHLQGKQAHWNVVGTNFRDLHLQLDEVVDFARVASDTVAERMRALDAVPDGRSDTVAATTSLPEFPAYEHSTGDVVDLITVRVYAVVDTLRSVHDTVDAEDPSTADILHQLIDGLEKLAWLVKSENRKV; from the coding sequence ATGAGCATGAGCATCACGAAGAACGCACGCAGGACCGAAGCCGAGGTCGTCAATGTCCAGGCCTCCCCGGAGCTCGGCGCCGCACTTCAGCAGGTGTTGGTCGATCTGATCGAACTCCATCTGCAGGGTAAGCAGGCGCACTGGAACGTCGTCGGCACCAACTTCCGCGATCTGCACCTGCAGCTCGACGAGGTCGTCGACTTCGCGCGGGTGGCCAGCGACACCGTCGCCGAGCGGATGCGCGCCTTGGACGCGGTGCCCGACGGCAGGTCGGACACCGTCGCGGCGACGACGTCGCTGCCGGAGTTTCCCGCCTACGAGCACAGCACCGGTGACGTCGTCGACTTGATCACCGTCCGTGTCTACGCGGTGGTGGACACCCTCAGGTCGGTGCACGACACCGTCGACGCCGAGGATCCGAGCACCGCCGACATCCTGCACCAGCTGATCGACGGGCTGGAGAAGCTGGCCTGGCTGGTCAAGTCGGAGAACCGGAAGGTGTGA
- a CDS encoding adenylate/guanylate cyclase domain-containing protein: MRNLRPVCVPEVTLGRRPWSPSRHRDDRVARRLRVLVIASWIAAAVSISFGIFQLILGGALWWVGAINICCGVVFLAIPRLCPLGPLVAPLTFVVFAYTSVGFFCYTVGTGSGLQFYFLVASSLVVLILGIERIALASAIAAVGVALTIALELTVPHDRGLGPSWTLTVGFVSSVVGSAVMIVATIWYTLREIERAEAAMEAEYDRSEQLLANILPETIAERLKEPTRTVIADGYDDASILFADIAGYTARASETAPADLVRFLDRLYTDLDALVDRHGLEKVKTSGDSYMVVAGVPTPRPDHLQALADLALDMADAVADLKDPQGRDVPLRIGMASGPVVAGVVGAKKFFYDVWGDAVNVASRMETTDVEGRIQVPDTVQERLRHEFVLEERGVVDIKGKGPMHTWYLVGHRADSGRCARSAEGGRLPRSAEGVTPSGSPT; the protein is encoded by the coding sequence GTGCGGAACCTACGGCCGGTCTGTGTGCCCGAGGTGACGCTGGGCCGCCGTCCCTGGTCACCGAGCCGGCACCGCGACGACCGTGTGGCCCGGCGGCTGCGCGTGCTGGTGATCGCCAGCTGGATCGCCGCGGCCGTGTCGATCAGTTTCGGAATCTTCCAGTTGATCCTCGGCGGCGCGCTGTGGTGGGTGGGCGCGATCAACATCTGTTGCGGCGTAGTGTTTTTGGCGATCCCACGGCTGTGTCCGCTCGGGCCACTCGTAGCCCCGCTGACGTTCGTGGTCTTCGCCTACACCTCGGTCGGCTTCTTCTGCTACACCGTCGGTACCGGCTCGGGACTGCAGTTCTACTTCCTGGTCGCGTCCTCGCTGGTGGTGCTGATCCTCGGCATCGAGCGGATCGCGCTGGCCTCGGCCATCGCCGCGGTCGGTGTGGCCCTGACGATCGCGCTGGAACTGACCGTGCCCCACGACCGGGGGCTCGGGCCGTCCTGGACGCTGACCGTCGGCTTCGTCAGCTCGGTGGTGGGGTCGGCGGTGATGATCGTGGCCACGATCTGGTACACCCTGCGCGAGATCGAGCGGGCCGAGGCCGCCATGGAGGCCGAGTACGACCGCTCAGAACAGCTGCTGGCCAACATTCTTCCCGAGACCATCGCCGAGCGGCTCAAGGAACCCACGCGCACGGTCATCGCCGACGGGTACGACGACGCGTCGATCCTGTTCGCCGACATCGCCGGCTACACCGCGCGTGCCAGCGAGACCGCGCCGGCCGACCTGGTGCGTTTCCTGGACCGGCTGTACACCGACCTGGACGCGCTCGTCGACCGGCACGGCCTGGAGAAGGTCAAGACCAGCGGCGACTCGTACATGGTGGTGGCCGGGGTGCCCACTCCCCGGCCGGACCACCTTCAGGCGCTGGCCGACCTCGCCCTGGACATGGCCGACGCGGTCGCCGACCTGAAGGACCCGCAGGGACGCGACGTCCCGCTGCGGATCGGCATGGCCAGCGGACCGGTGGTCGCCGGCGTCGTCGGGGCGAAGAAGTTCTTCTACGACGTCTGGGGTGACGCGGTCAACGTCGCGTCGCGGATGGAGACCACCGACGTCGAAGGCCGAATTCAGGTGCCGGACACGGTGCAGGAGCGACTACGCCACGAGTTCGTCCTCGAGGAACGCGGCGTCGTCGACATCAAGGGCAAAGGCCCGATGCACACCTGGTACCTGGTGGGGCATCGGGCCGACTCTGGCAGATGCGCCCGCTCGGCGGAGGGTGGCCGACTTCCCCGCTCCGCGGAGGGTGTCACACCTTCCGGTTCTCCGACTTGA
- a CDS encoding ANTAR domain-containing response regulator has product MSSAPASPSDSVVTPRRVLVAEDEALIRLDLAEMLREEGYEIVGEAGDGQEAVELAEALRPDLVIMDVKMPRRDGIDAASEIASKRIAPIVILTAFSQRELVERARDAGAMAYLVKPFSVTDLIPAIEVAVSRFSEMAELEKEVANLSDRLETRKLVERAKGLLQTKQGMTEPEAFKWIQRAAMDRRTTMKRVAEVVVETLDPPTDTPS; this is encoded by the coding sequence ATGTCTTCTGCTCCCGCGTCGCCGTCCGACTCCGTCGTCACGCCGCGCCGAGTCCTCGTGGCCGAGGACGAGGCCCTCATCCGGCTCGACCTGGCGGAAATGCTGCGCGAGGAGGGCTACGAGATCGTCGGTGAGGCCGGCGACGGTCAAGAGGCCGTCGAGCTGGCCGAGGCGCTGCGCCCGGATCTGGTGATCATGGACGTCAAGATGCCGCGCCGCGACGGTATCGACGCCGCCTCGGAGATCGCCAGCAAGCGCATCGCCCCGATCGTGATCCTGACCGCGTTCAGCCAGCGTGAACTCGTCGAACGCGCCCGCGACGCCGGGGCGATGGCCTACCTGGTCAAGCCGTTCAGCGTCACCGACCTCATCCCGGCGATCGAGGTCGCGGTCAGCCGCTTCAGCGAGATGGCCGAGCTGGAGAAGGAAGTCGCCAACCTCTCCGACCGGCTGGAGACCCGCAAGCTCGTCGAGCGGGCAAAGGGTTTGCTGCAGACGAAGCAGGGGATGACCGAGCCTGAGGCGTTCAAGTGGATCCAGCGCGCGGCGATGGACCGTCGTACCACGATGAAGCGGGTGGCCGAGGTGGTCGTCGAGACGCTGGACCCGCCCACCGACACGCCGTCGTAA
- a CDS encoding branched-chain amino acid ABC transporter substrate-binding protein yields MRGRVARKAFAVGSAGLVVLALAGCSQGTPEEEASQTNLKIVEKVQIDENGAEVAASQGATPADPAGDGNATCPPVSIAMAGALNGPDAALGINIKNGVQLAVDKHNAANPGCQVQLIPFDTEGDPQKATGIAPQIVNDQYTIGLVGPAFSGETKATGGVFDQAGLVAVTASATNVDLSKNGWKTFFRGLANDGVQGPSVANYLKNSLGHKKVCVVDDSTDYGLGLAQAVRETLGPVADSACNISVKKGDKDFSAAVTQIKGAAPDSVFFSGYYAEAAPLAQQLRDGGFEGVFASADGTKDPEFVKQAGESAKGAVLACPCGPATGSFADEYTEKFNQEPGTYSAEGYDLGTILLKGIDSGAITRPALLDYVRNYQGQGVAREYQWTPEGELTTTLIWIYDVQ; encoded by the coding sequence GTGCGCGGTCGCGTGGCACGCAAGGCATTTGCTGTCGGAAGCGCGGGTCTGGTTGTGCTGGCCTTGGCCGGCTGCAGTCAGGGCACGCCCGAAGAAGAGGCGTCGCAGACGAACCTCAAGATCGTGGAAAAGGTGCAGATCGACGAGAACGGCGCCGAGGTCGCCGCGTCGCAGGGTGCTACGCCTGCCGACCCGGCCGGCGACGGAAACGCCACCTGCCCGCCGGTGTCCATCGCGATGGCCGGAGCGCTCAACGGCCCCGACGCCGCACTGGGCATCAACATCAAAAACGGTGTGCAGTTGGCGGTCGACAAGCACAACGCCGCCAACCCGGGCTGTCAGGTACAGCTCATCCCGTTCGACACCGAGGGAGATCCGCAGAAGGCCACCGGCATCGCCCCGCAGATCGTCAACGATCAGTACACGATCGGTCTGGTGGGACCGGCTTTCTCCGGTGAGACCAAGGCCACCGGCGGCGTCTTCGACCAGGCCGGTCTGGTCGCCGTCACGGCGTCGGCGACCAACGTCGACCTGTCCAAGAACGGCTGGAAGACGTTCTTCCGCGGGTTGGCCAACGACGGCGTGCAGGGCCCGTCGGTCGCCAACTACCTGAAGAACTCCCTGGGACACAAGAAGGTCTGCGTCGTCGACGACAGCACCGACTACGGTCTGGGTCTGGCACAGGCCGTTCGCGAGACGCTCGGGCCGGTGGCCGACTCGGCCTGCAACATCTCGGTGAAGAAGGGTGACAAGGACTTCTCGGCGGCTGTCACCCAGATCAAGGGCGCCGCTCCCGATTCGGTGTTCTTCAGCGGCTACTACGCCGAAGCGGCTCCGCTCGCGCAGCAGCTCAGGGACGGCGGCTTCGAGGGCGTCTTCGCCAGCGCCGACGGCACCAAGGACCCCGAGTTCGTCAAGCAGGCCGGCGAGTCGGCCAAGGGCGCTGTGTTGGCATGCCCCTGCGGGCCGGCCACCGGGTCTTTCGCCGATGAGTACACCGAGAAGTTCAATCAGGAGCCCGGTACCTACAGTGCCGAGGGTTACGACCTGGGCACGATCCTTCTGAAGGGCATCGACTCGGGTGCGATCACCCGGCCCGCGCTGCTCGACTACGTGCGTAACTACCAGGGCCAGGGTGTGGCCCGCGAGTATCAATGGACTCCGGAAGGTGAGCTCACCACCACTCTGATCTGGATCTACGACGTCCAGTAA
- a CDS encoding branched-chain amino acid ABC transporter permease — translation MNLAANINFNVGALVDSFWQLTIDGLSWGAIYALVAVGYTLVFGVLRLINFAHSEIFMLGMFGAYFALDVILGFTPSGNAYSMGVALTIVYLGFAMLFAMLVSGSAAVGLEFIAYRPLRKRNARALTFLITAIGMSFVLQQFVLFILPKLIPGYGGPNAQQPIVLVQPKTQFELFGVAVSNVTVVIVVSALVLAVLTDTAINRTKFGRGIRAVAQDPTTATLMGVSRERIIMTTFLIGGLLAGAAALLYTLKVPQGIIYSGGFLLGIKAFSAAVLGGIGNLRGALLGGLLLGVMENYGQAVFGTQWRDVVAFVLLVLVLLVRPTGILGESLGKARV, via the coding sequence ATGAACCTGGCCGCAAACATCAACTTCAACGTCGGAGCGCTGGTGGACAGCTTCTGGCAGTTGACGATCGACGGCCTGTCATGGGGAGCGATCTACGCCTTGGTCGCTGTCGGCTACACCCTCGTGTTCGGTGTGCTGCGACTGATCAACTTTGCGCACTCGGAGATCTTCATGCTGGGCATGTTCGGCGCGTACTTCGCGCTGGACGTCATCCTGGGTTTCACGCCGAGCGGCAACGCCTACAGCATGGGCGTAGCCCTGACGATCGTCTATCTGGGCTTCGCGATGCTGTTCGCGATGCTGGTGTCCGGCAGCGCGGCCGTGGGATTGGAATTCATCGCCTACCGCCCGCTGCGCAAGCGCAATGCGCGGGCGTTGACGTTCCTGATCACCGCGATTGGGATGTCGTTCGTGCTGCAGCAGTTCGTGCTGTTCATCCTGCCCAAGCTGATACCGGGCTACGGCGGTCCGAACGCCCAGCAGCCCATCGTGCTGGTGCAGCCCAAGACCCAGTTCGAGCTCTTCGGGGTGGCCGTCTCGAACGTCACGGTCGTGATCGTGGTCTCAGCGCTCGTGCTCGCGGTGCTCACTGACACCGCGATCAACCGCACGAAGTTCGGCCGCGGCATCCGTGCCGTCGCGCAGGACCCGACCACGGCCACGTTGATGGGGGTCTCGCGGGAACGCATCATCATGACGACGTTCCTCATCGGTGGGTTGCTCGCCGGCGCCGCCGCGCTGCTGTACACCCTCAAGGTCCCGCAGGGCATCATCTACTCGGGCGGATTCCTGTTGGGTATCAAGGCGTTCTCGGCCGCCGTGCTCGGCGGGATCGGCAACCTGCGCGGGGCGCTGCTCGGCGGTCTGCTGCTCGGCGTGATGGAGAACTACGGGCAGGCCGTGTTCGGCACCCAGTGGCGTGACGTCGTCGCGTTCGTGCTGCTGGTGCTCGTACTGCTGGTTCGTCCGACCGGCATTCTCGGTGAGAGCCTCGGGAAGGCACGCGTATGA
- a CDS encoding branched-chain amino acid ABC transporter permease, whose product MTRVMDWWDGLTRPQKWVFGIILFTGIALSPLFTPAFLDTPGISFGGTMAQFAMVAIIAIGLNVVVGQAGLLDLGYVGFYAVGAYTVALLTSPESPWNQMSPKGILTTPWAWLACVPLAMAVTALSGLILGTPTLRLRGDYLAIVTLGFGEIIRLLADNLADITNGPRGLNEVAFPHFREDAQHPEGVFSVANSSGDANYGTWWFWLGLILIVGILLLVGNLERSRVGRAWIAVREDEDAAEVMGVNAFKFKLWAFTIGAAIGGLSGALYAGQVQYVAPPTFNIINSMLFLCAVVLGGQGNKLGVILGAFIIVYLPNRLLGVHFLGIDMGNLKYLFFGLALVVLMIFRPQGLFPARQHLLTYSSAARKLLRTQPTDTEPVK is encoded by the coding sequence ATGACGCGAGTGATGGACTGGTGGGACGGACTGACCCGTCCGCAGAAGTGGGTGTTCGGGATCATCCTGTTCACCGGGATCGCGCTGTCCCCGCTCTTCACGCCGGCGTTCCTGGACACTCCGGGTATCAGCTTCGGCGGCACCATGGCCCAGTTCGCCATGGTGGCGATCATCGCGATCGGCCTCAACGTCGTCGTCGGTCAGGCCGGTCTGCTCGATCTCGGCTACGTCGGGTTCTATGCCGTGGGCGCCTACACGGTGGCGCTGCTCACCAGCCCCGAGAGCCCGTGGAACCAGATGAGTCCGAAGGGCATTCTCACCACGCCGTGGGCGTGGCTGGCCTGTGTGCCGCTGGCGATGGCGGTCACCGCGCTGTCCGGACTGATCCTCGGTACCCCGACACTGCGGCTGCGCGGCGACTACCTGGCGATCGTGACCCTCGGCTTCGGCGAGATCATCCGGCTGCTGGCCGACAACCTCGCCGACATCACCAACGGGCCCCGGGGACTCAACGAGGTCGCGTTCCCGCACTTCCGGGAGGACGCGCAGCACCCCGAAGGGGTGTTCTCCGTGGCGAATTCGAGCGGCGACGCGAACTACGGCACGTGGTGGTTCTGGTTGGGGCTCATCCTGATCGTCGGCATCCTGCTGCTCGTCGGCAACCTCGAGCGCAGCCGCGTCGGGCGCGCCTGGATCGCTGTGCGGGAGGACGAGGACGCCGCCGAGGTGATGGGGGTCAACGCCTTCAAGTTCAAGCTGTGGGCCTTCACCATCGGCGCGGCGATCGGCGGGCTCTCGGGCGCGCTGTACGCCGGGCAGGTTCAGTACGTGGCTCCGCCGACGTTCAACATCATCAACTCGATGCTGTTCCTGTGCGCGGTGGTGCTCGGCGGGCAGGGCAACAAGCTGGGTGTGATCCTGGGTGCGTTCATCATCGTGTACCTGCCCAACCGCCTTCTCGGCGTTCACTTCCTGGGCATCGACATGGGCAACCTGAAATACCTGTTCTTCGGGTTGGCGTTGGTGGTGCTGATGATCTTCCGGCCGCAGGGTCTGTTCCCGGCACGCCAGCATCTGCTCACCTACTCCAGCGCCGCGCGCAAACTGCTGCGCACCCAGCCGACCGACACGGAGCCGGTCAAATGA
- a CDS encoding ABC transporter ATP-binding protein codes for MTSPDEEVFEESIAEIAGVHREIRADEGEVLLQTTDLTVKFGGLTALDAVTFNIRRGEILGLIGPNGAGKTTCFNAITGVYRPTSGSVAFDGSTIGRIKRHQITRLGIARTFQNIRLFGEMTALENVMVGTDARHRTSVPGALIRSPRHRREERSAIERSAALLHFVGIAHRGEEKAKNLPYGDQRRLEIARALATEPKLLCLDEPAAGFNPSEKSALIDLIRKIRDEGYTVLLIEHDMRLVMGVTDRIVVLEFGRKIADGLPAEIREDPKVIAAYLGVPDDELA; via the coding sequence ATGACGTCGCCCGACGAAGAGGTGTTCGAGGAGAGCATCGCCGAGATCGCCGGCGTGCACCGCGAGATCCGGGCTGACGAAGGCGAGGTCCTGCTGCAGACCACGGATCTGACCGTGAAGTTCGGTGGGCTCACCGCGCTGGATGCCGTCACGTTCAACATCCGCCGCGGGGAGATTCTGGGATTGATCGGACCAAACGGCGCCGGTAAGACCACCTGCTTCAACGCGATCACCGGTGTCTACCGACCGACCTCGGGATCGGTGGCGTTCGACGGCTCGACGATCGGGCGGATCAAACGCCACCAGATCACCCGGCTGGGGATCGCCCGCACGTTCCAGAACATCCGGCTGTTCGGTGAGATGACCGCGCTGGAGAACGTCATGGTCGGTACCGACGCCCGGCACCGCACCTCGGTCCCCGGGGCGTTGATCCGCTCGCCGCGGCACCGCCGCGAAGAGCGGTCGGCGATCGAAAGATCGGCTGCATTGCTCCATTTTGTGGGGATTGCGCACCGCGGCGAGGAGAAGGCCAAGAACCTGCCCTACGGCGACCAGCGCCGGTTGGAGATCGCGCGGGCGCTGGCCACCGAACCCAAGCTGCTCTGCCTCGACGAGCCGGCGGCCGGCTTCAACCCGAGTGAGAAGTCGGCGTTGATCGACCTGATCCGCAAAATCCGCGACGAGGGTTACACCGTGTTGCTGATCGAGCACGACATGCGGCTGGTGATGGGGGTGACCGACCGCATTGTGGTGCTGGAGTTCGGCCGTAAGATCGCCGACGGACTGCCGGCCGAGATCCGCGAGGACCCGAAGGTCATCGCCGCCTATCTGGGAGTGCCCGACGATGAGCTCGCCTGA
- a CDS encoding ABC transporter ATP-binding protein gives MSSPENTAAQPDSRPVLLEVRDVVVHYGRIKALHSVSLTVHEGELVTLLGSNGAGKTTMMRAISGLLPLTSGSVWFDGRDISRVKAHKRVADGLIQAPEGRGVFPGMTIIENLEMGCYGRKFASKGEHDERLDWVLETFPRLAERRSQVGGTLSGGEQQMLAIGRALMARPKVLLLDEPSMGLAPMVISQIFKIIAEINGNGTTVLLVEQNAQQALSRSDRAYILETGEVTRTGDARTLLADKSIRAAYLGVA, from the coding sequence ATGAGCTCGCCTGAAAACACCGCCGCACAACCTGATTCCCGTCCGGTGTTGCTGGAAGTGCGCGATGTCGTCGTGCACTACGGCCGGATCAAAGCTCTGCACTCGGTGTCGCTGACCGTGCACGAGGGTGAACTGGTCACGCTGCTCGGGTCCAACGGCGCGGGCAAGACCACGATGATGCGCGCGATCTCGGGCCTGCTGCCGCTGACGTCGGGGTCGGTGTGGTTCGACGGCAGAGACATCAGCCGGGTCAAGGCGCACAAGCGGGTGGCCGACGGTTTGATCCAGGCGCCGGAGGGCCGTGGTGTCTTCCCGGGTATGACGATCATCGAGAACCTGGAAATGGGCTGCTACGGACGTAAATTCGCCTCGAAGGGCGAACACGACGAGCGCCTCGACTGGGTGTTGGAGACGTTTCCGAGGCTCGCGGAGCGTCGAAGCCAGGTCGGGGGAACGCTTTCGGGCGGGGAGCAGCAGATGCTGGCAATCGGCCGGGCGTTGATGGCGCGGCCGAAAGTGCTGCTGCTCGACGAGCCGTCGATGGGGTTGGCGCCGATGGTGATCTCGCAGATCTTCAAGATCATCGCCGAGATCAACGGGAACGGCACCACGGTGCTGCTGGTCGAACAGAACGCCCAGCAGGCGTTGAGCCGCTCGGACCGGGCCTACATCCTGGAGACCGGGGAGGTCACCCGCACCGGCGATGCTCGGACATTGTTGGCCGACAAGAGTATTCGCGCGGCCTACCTCGGCGTGGCCTGA
- a CDS encoding lipid-transfer protein, whose translation MSPEPVYILGAGMHPWGKWGRDFTEYGVVAARAALAEAGLDWRQIQLVAGADTIRNGYPGFVAGATFAQKLGWNGIPITSSYAACASGSQALQSARAHILAGLCEVALVIGADTTPKGFFAPVGGERKNDPDWQRFHLIGATNTVYFALLARRRMDLYGATVQDFAAVKVKNARHGLANPNARYRKEATVDDVLASPVVSDPLRLLDICATSDGAAALIVASKAFAEKHLGSVEGVPSVRAISLQSPQYPQHLPELPDIATDSTAVVPGPERVFKDQILDAAYAEAGIGPEDLSLAEVYDLSTALELDWYEHLGLCAKGEAEHLLRTGATTIGGHIPVNPSGGLASFGEAIPAQAIAQICELTWQLKGQATGRQVEGATVGITANQGLFGHGSSVILAT comes from the coding sequence ATGAGCCCGGAACCGGTCTACATCCTGGGTGCGGGAATGCACCCCTGGGGCAAATGGGGACGCGACTTCACCGAATACGGGGTCGTGGCCGCGCGCGCCGCCCTGGCCGAAGCCGGCTTGGACTGGCGCCAGATCCAACTCGTCGCCGGCGCCGACACCATCCGCAACGGCTACCCCGGCTTCGTCGCCGGGGCCACCTTCGCCCAGAAACTGGGCTGGAACGGCATCCCGATCACCTCCAGCTACGCCGCCTGCGCCTCGGGCTCGCAAGCCCTGCAGTCCGCGCGCGCCCACATTCTGGCCGGACTGTGCGAGGTCGCCCTGGTCATCGGCGCCGACACCACCCCCAAAGGTTTCTTCGCCCCCGTCGGCGGGGAACGCAAAAACGACCCCGACTGGCAACGCTTCCACCTGATCGGGGCCACCAACACCGTCTACTTCGCCCTGCTGGCACGGCGCCGCATGGACCTCTACGGCGCCACCGTGCAAGACTTCGCCGCGGTCAAAGTCAAAAACGCCCGCCACGGCCTGGCCAACCCCAACGCCCGCTACCGCAAAGAAGCCACCGTCGACGATGTGCTGGCCTCCCCGGTGGTGTCCGACCCGCTGCGCCTGCTCGACATCTGCGCCACCAGCGACGGCGCCGCCGCCCTCATCGTGGCCTCCAAAGCCTTCGCCGAAAAACACCTGGGTTCGGTCGAGGGAGTCCCCTCGGTGCGCGCGATCAGCCTGCAATCCCCCCAATACCCCCAGCACCTGCCCGAGCTGCCCGACATCGCCACCGATTCCACCGCCGTGGTCCCCGGACCCGAGCGGGTGTTCAAAGACCAGATCCTCGACGCCGCCTACGCCGAAGCCGGCATCGGCCCCGAAGACCTGAGTCTGGCCGAGGTTTACGACCTGTCCACCGCGCTGGAACTGGACTGGTACGAACACCTCGGCCTGTGCGCCAAAGGTGAGGCCGAACACCTCCTACGCACCGGCGCCACCACCATCGGCGGACACATCCCGGTCAACCCCTCCGGCGGGCTGGCCTCCTTCGGCGAAGCCATCCCCGCCCAAGCCATCGCCCAAATCTGCGAACTGACCTGGCAACTCAAAGGCCAAGCCACCGGCCGCCAAGTCGAAGGCGCCACCGTCGGCATCACCGCCAACCAAGGCCTCTTCGGCCACGGCTCCTCAGTCATCCTCGCCACCTAA